The genomic region GCGTCTGCCGCGGGTCGTTGGCGCCGAAGCCGCGCTGCCGTTGGTTGTGGTGGGCAATCCGATTCCCGCAAAATCAGCCCAGGCAATAGGGTTGGTCGATGCAATTGTCGGTGAGGACAGTCTCGCCGCCGATGCCATCGCCTTTGCGCGCGAACAGATCGGCAAACCCGTGCCGCGGTCCAGCGAAGGCACGGCCAATCGCGATGGCGTTGAAAATCCAGCGATCTTTGACGAGTTTCGCGCCAAACATGGCCGCAAGCTGCGCGGCTTCGATGCGCCAGAGGCCGGTATCCAGGCCGTTAAGGCAGCAGGTGAAATGTCCTACGAAGATGGCGTGAAGAAAGAACGCGAGCTCTTCATGGGGCTGATGTCGGGCACGCAATCGGCCGCGATGCGCCACTATTTCTTTGCCGAGCGGGCCGCCAACAAGATTGAAGGCATTGCCAGGGATATTGAACTCCTGCCGATCAAAAAGGTTGGCGTCATCGGTGCCGGCACCATGGGGGGCGGAATCTCGATGAACTTCCTGTCCGCTGGCATCCCGGTCACGATCCTCGAGATGGAGCGGGAAGCGCTCGATCGCGGCACCGGTGTGATGCGCGCCAATTATGAGCGCACGGCGAAGCGCGGGCGGATGACTGACGAGCAGGTGGAACAGGCCATGGGCTTGCTGTCACCGACGCTGGACTATGGCGATCTTGCCGATTGCGATCTCGTGATCGAAGCCGTGTTCGAGAATATGGACGTGAAGAAGCAAGTCTTCGCCAAGCTCGATGAGACGGTGAAGCAGGGTGCGATCCTTGCCTCGAACACCAGCTATCTCAACGTCGATGAAATCGCGACGGCGACCAATCGACCTGATCATGTGCTGGGCCTGCACTTCTTCTCGCCGGCCAATGTCATGAAGCTGCTTGAGGTCGTGCGCGGCGACAAGACGTCGGACCAGGTGCTCGCCACCTGCATGAAGCTGGCGAAAAAGATCGGCAAGATCGCAGTGGTAGCTGGCGTCTGCGATGGTTTCATCGGCAACCGCATGCTCAGCCCGCGCCAGCAGCAAGCCAATGCGCTGATCATGGAAGGCGCAAATTATTGGGAAGTGGACGAAGTGCTGCTCGATTTCGGTTTCCCGATGGGGCCGTTCCAGATGTCGGACCTTGCCGGCCTTGATATCGGTTGGCATCGCGATCCGACGCGCATTGAAACAGTGCGTGACGCGCTGTGCGCCATTGATCGCCGTGGTCAGAAAACCGGCGCCGGTTTCTATGATTATGACGAAGCACGGCAACGCACTCCGTCCGACGATGTGAAGAAGATCATCGCTGACTTCGCCGAGAAACAGGGCGTGGCCCAGCGTGAGATTTCCAAGGAAGAGATACAGGAGCGGCTGCTCTACCCGATGGTCAATGAAGGCGCGCTGATCCTCGAAGAGGGCATGGCGCAACGGGCCAGCGACATCGATGTTGTCTGGATCAACGGCTATGGCTGGCCGCTCTATACGGGCGGTCCGATGTTCTGGGCCGATACGGTGGGCCTCGATGCTGTGGTTGCCGGTCTCGAAAAACACGCAGCTGCACTGGGTGACAAGTTCACGCTCTCGCAATTGCTGGCCGACAAGGCTGCAGCAGGAGAAAGGTTCAACGGATGATCGAAGTCAGCGAGAAATCCGCGATCGAAACCGCCCGGGCCATTGCCAAGGGCGAGACCAGCGCGGTTGCCGAATGCGATGCGGCCATTGCCCGGATCGAAGAGCGGGATAGCGATATCAATGCCGTTATTGTGCGTGACTTCGATCGGGCGCGTGAAGCGGCGGCGGAAGCCGATGCGGCTGTCGCAGCCGGAGAAGCCCGGCCGCTGCTTGGTGTGCCGATGACGATCAAGGAATCGCATGACATCGCCGGCTTACCCACGACCTGGGGCGTGGAGATGGCGAAGGATTTCATCGCCCAGAAGGATTCGCTGGTTGTCCAACGGCTCAAAGCGGCTGGCGCGGTCTTTGTCGGCAAGACCAATGTGCCGCCAATGCTGGCGGACTGGCAATCGGACA from Parasphingopyxis sp. CP4 harbors:
- a CDS encoding 3-hydroxyacyl-CoA dehydrogenase NAD-binding domain-containing protein — encoded protein: MSVISTERHDDVFVIISNNPPVNALGQAVRQGLAEGIDEALSDDSIKAVVIRCDGRTFFAGADITEFGKPPQGPGLTEAIDKLEASDKPVVAAIHGTALGGGCEVALACHYRVAVASAKLGLPEVKLGLIPGAAGTQRLPRVVGAEAALPLVVVGNPIPAKSAQAIGLVDAIVGEDSLAADAIAFAREQIGKPVPRSSEGTANRDGVENPAIFDEFRAKHGRKLRGFDAPEAGIQAVKAAGEMSYEDGVKKERELFMGLMSGTQSAAMRHYFFAERAANKIEGIARDIELLPIKKVGVIGAGTMGGGISMNFLSAGIPVTILEMEREALDRGTGVMRANYERTAKRGRMTDEQVEQAMGLLSPTLDYGDLADCDLVIEAVFENMDVKKQVFAKLDETVKQGAILASNTSYLNVDEIATATNRPDHVLGLHFFSPANVMKLLEVVRGDKTSDQVLATCMKLAKKIGKIAVVAGVCDGFIGNRMLSPRQQQANALIMEGANYWEVDEVLLDFGFPMGPFQMSDLAGLDIGWHRDPTRIETVRDALCAIDRRGQKTGAGFYDYDEARQRTPSDDVKKIIADFAEKQGVAQREISKEEIQERLLYPMVNEGALILEEGMAQRASDIDVVWINGYGWPLYTGGPMFWADTVGLDAVVAGLEKHAAALGDKFTLSQLLADKAAAGERFNG